In Halopseudomonas nanhaiensis, a single window of DNA contains:
- a CDS encoding SOS response-associated peptidase family protein: MCGRISHFRSEEKYLKWLKSQVPVAGPVDDRPSERYNVAPQTHVSVLHQDEDGLRFSPMRWGYAPLWAGDKPPSINARLETAARSRYWRDIWAVGRCLVPADGWFEWVSDAHQPRSRQPYFIHLADNQPMFFAAIGRFERGLSAPSPETTGFAIVTADSEGGMLDIHDRRPVVLAPAVARRWLDPGLDAAAAEDLARTHATPAESFRWHSVDAAVGNVRNDGPQLIEPRPLAPRTLDLFDS, from the coding sequence ATGTGCGGCCGCATATCCCATTTTCGATCCGAGGAAAAATACCTCAAGTGGCTGAAAAGCCAGGTACCGGTAGCCGGCCCTGTCGATGACCGGCCCAGCGAGCGCTACAACGTTGCGCCGCAAACCCATGTCAGCGTTCTGCACCAGGACGAAGACGGCCTGCGCTTCTCGCCCATGCGCTGGGGCTACGCCCCGCTGTGGGCGGGCGATAAACCACCCTCGATCAACGCTCGTCTCGAGACAGCGGCCCGCAGCAGATACTGGCGCGACATCTGGGCAGTCGGACGCTGTCTGGTTCCCGCCGACGGCTGGTTCGAGTGGGTAAGCGATGCCCACCAGCCACGCAGTCGCCAGCCCTACTTTATTCACCTGGCTGACAATCAGCCCATGTTCTTCGCGGCAATCGGTCGTTTCGAGCGAGGGCTCTCAGCGCCATCACCTGAGACCACCGGCTTTGCCATCGTCACGGCCGACAGCGAAGGCGGCATGCTCGACATTCATGACCGGCGGCCGGTCGTGCTGGCACCCGCGGTGGCTCGCCGATGGCTGGACCCGGGCCTGGATGCCGCGGCGGCTGAGGACCTGGCCAGAACGCACGCAACGCCGGCCGAGTCATTTCGCTGGCACTCGGTGGACGCGGCGGTGGGCAATGTACGCAACGATGGGCCACAGCTGATCGAGCCGCGCCCGCTGGCCCCTCGCACGCTGGATCTGTTCGACAGCTGA
- a CDS encoding 3-phosphoshikimate 1-carboxyvinyltransferase — protein MNNEQPSHSRSREDWFTKGLKERLPSEVRESFSEQQLQALKVAFGARRWGKHPVDLRGTLDLWRWRYYFVLLIGRNRRELTRREQRISRVMGALSLVGFLLFSVLVGLLVLYVLKSALGINLMPNTSLGLWDWLKSS, from the coding sequence TTGAACAACGAGCAACCCAGCCATAGCCGGTCTCGCGAAGACTGGTTTACCAAAGGCCTGAAAGAGCGCCTGCCCAGCGAGGTACGCGAGTCGTTCTCCGAACAGCAGCTGCAGGCGCTGAAAGTCGCCTTTGGCGCACGACGCTGGGGAAAACACCCGGTAGACCTGCGCGGCACGCTCGATCTGTGGCGTTGGCGTTACTACTTCGTGCTGCTGATCGGTCGCAACCGGCGCGAGCTCACCCGCCGTGAGCAGCGAATCTCCCGCGTGATGGGCGCGCTTTCACTGGTCGGTTTTCTGCTGTTTTCAGTGCTGGTCGGGTTGCTGGTGCTGTACGTGCTCAAGTCAGCGCTGGGCATCAACCTCATGCCCAACACCTCGCTGGGACTATGGGACTGGCTCAAGAGCAGTTGA
- a CDS encoding PhzF family phenazine biosynthesis protein gives MRSVPFKQVDVFTRTPFKGNPVAVVLDAQGLSDEQMQQIANWTNLSETTFVFPATADGADYQLRIFTTVFELPFAGHPTIGTAHALLEAGLVEARNGRLVQQCPAGLVPLCITGAGDTRSIAFELPEPAFTSFDQAQVEELEAILGTPLVRQATPRLIDVGARWIVAQLPSADAVLACTPDFLRMRKQDAAAEATGVVIFGEYPEGSPARVETRAFGPATGIEEDPVCGSGNGCLAAFIRATDQTAHFGSRFVSSQGAALGRAGLIDIVIEPQRIQIGGAAVTCIDGSITL, from the coding sequence ATGCGCAGCGTGCCATTCAAGCAGGTCGATGTTTTCACTCGCACTCCGTTCAAGGGCAACCCCGTCGCCGTGGTGCTCGATGCCCAGGGATTGTCTGATGAACAGATGCAGCAGATCGCCAACTGGACGAACCTGTCCGAGACGACATTTGTCTTCCCGGCCACGGCCGACGGTGCCGACTACCAGTTACGGATCTTCACCACGGTGTTCGAGCTGCCCTTCGCCGGCCATCCGACCATTGGCACCGCGCATGCGCTGCTCGAGGCCGGACTGGTCGAAGCACGTAATGGTCGTCTGGTGCAGCAATGCCCCGCCGGGCTGGTTCCGCTTTGCATTACCGGCGCCGGAGACACCCGCTCTATCGCCTTCGAACTTCCGGAGCCGGCATTCACCTCCTTTGACCAGGCGCAGGTCGAGGAGCTGGAAGCGATCCTCGGCACCCCGCTGGTGCGCCAGGCTACGCCTCGGCTGATCGATGTAGGCGCTCGGTGGATCGTCGCGCAGCTGCCGTCTGCTGACGCAGTGCTCGCCTGCACGCCGGACTTTCTGCGTATGCGAAAGCAGGATGCCGCCGCCGAGGCGACCGGCGTGGTGATTTTCGGCGAGTATCCCGAAGGCTCGCCAGCCCGAGTCGAGACCCGCGCATTCGGGCCGGCAACCGGCATCGAAGAAGACCCTGTGTGCGGCAGTGGAAATGGCTGCCTGGCTGCATTTATCCGCGCAACCGACCAGACCGCCCACTTCGGCAGCCGTTTCGTCTCCTCGCAGGGTGCAGCACTGGGGCGGGCGGGCCTCATCGATATCGTCATCGAACCACAGCGCATACAGATCGGCGGGGCGGCGGTCACCTGCATCGATGGGTCCATCACCCTCTGA
- a CDS encoding alpha/beta fold hydrolase, which produces MVFRYSFFGAALLCASVAQAESRPSYGAQLEGFDYPHPVQQFEFTSQQQDLSMAYMDVEPSGEANGRTAVLLHGKNFCAATWERTIEVLSEAGYRVIAPDQVGFCKSTKPRGYQFSFGQLAANTAKLLEHEDVEQAVIIGHSIGGMLAARFALDHADLTERLVMVNPIGLEDWLAKGVPYATVDSLYEGELQTDYERVKGYQQKFYYDGQWKPEYDRWVEMLAGMYSGPGREIVAWNQAQTAEMLFTQPVVQEFPNIKAPTLLLIGGKDRTAPGANRAPDDVARKLGDYPALGRETAEAIPNAELIEFPELGHSPQVEAPEEFHEALLKALANAP; this is translated from the coding sequence ATGGTCTTTCGATACAGCTTTTTCGGAGCGGCGCTGCTGTGTGCCAGCGTGGCCCAGGCCGAGTCCCGGCCCAGCTATGGCGCACAGCTTGAAGGGTTTGACTATCCGCATCCGGTGCAGCAGTTCGAGTTCACTTCGCAGCAGCAGGACCTGTCCATGGCCTATATGGATGTGGAGCCGTCCGGTGAAGCGAACGGCCGCACGGCGGTGCTGTTGCACGGCAAGAACTTCTGCGCAGCGACCTGGGAGCGGACGATCGAGGTGTTGAGCGAAGCTGGGTACCGGGTCATCGCGCCGGACCAGGTGGGCTTTTGCAAATCCACCAAGCCGCGCGGCTACCAGTTCAGCTTCGGCCAGCTCGCTGCAAACACTGCCAAATTGCTCGAGCATGAGGACGTCGAGCAGGCGGTGATCATCGGGCACTCCATCGGCGGCATGCTCGCCGCACGCTTTGCGCTGGATCATGCGGATCTGACCGAGCGTCTGGTCATGGTCAACCCCATCGGGCTCGAAGACTGGCTGGCCAAGGGCGTCCCCTACGCAACCGTCGACTCGCTGTACGAAGGGGAGCTGCAGACCGACTACGAGCGCGTAAAGGGCTACCAGCAGAAGTTCTACTATGACGGCCAGTGGAAGCCGGAATACGACCGTTGGGTAGAGATGCTCGCCGGGATGTACAGCGGGCCGGGTCGGGAGATCGTCGCCTGGAACCAGGCGCAGACGGCCGAGATGCTGTTCACCCAGCCGGTGGTCCAGGAATTCCCCAACATCAAGGCGCCCACTCTGCTGCTGATCGGAGGCAAGGACCGCACGGCCCCGGGCGCCAACCGGGCACCGGACGACGTTGCCAGGAAGCTGGGTGATTATCCCGCGCTGGGCCGCGAAACTGCAGAGGCTATCCCCAATGCCGAATTGATCGAGTTTCCGGAGCTGGGCCATTCCCCGCAGGTCGAGGCGCCCGAGGAGTTCCATGAGGCATTGTTGAAGGCGCTGGCGAACGCACCGTAA
- a CDS encoding bifunctional glycoside hydrolase 114/ polysaccharide deacetylase family protein, whose protein sequence is MVAGILLLCVVSAGQATTLPSVAFWYADQPPLAELSQFDWVVVEPAHLSADNVAFLCAQGSLPFAYLSIGELDASEAEQYPDVARTASTSVTNHGWNSQVMDLTSPVWRAHLLSQARSFSALGYRGLFLDTLDSFTLLPKAEHSAQREALVTLIAALNQAEPELKLFFNRGFEVLPELGESVAAVAAESLRAGWDASANAYRNVPEQDRQWLEGQLAPLRDRGVPVIAIEYLPPERRDEARKLAAALGEQGYVPYITTPQLDSLGVGSIEVHPRRIAVLYDPREGSVSRNDGHTLLGGVIEHLGYRVDYLSVDGSSLPVQPLGLYAGVVVWMTSGAPDDPYPLHAWLSARLDEGLPMAFMAGLPVDDTALLRRLGLRRSSEPVRPGLTITSQDETLLGAFEAPVVARTRGMVGLSLLPGGPTASLTLTGADGRTFSPVAIGEWGGLALSPYVLEDGAEQRRWILDPFAFLQRALRLPPMPRPDATTENGLRIATVHIDGDGFVSRAEAAGAPYAGQVALDQFIEPYPLLTSASVVEGEVGPKGMYPYLAPKLEPIARKIFAHPRVEVATHSYSHPFYWQPERAAQREGFHAEYGLNMAIPGYTQMDLEREIVGSRDYINERLTTPDKPVKMIFWSGDAVPDDQTIRLAYEAGLSNVNGGATILTHANPSLTGLYPLLRPTAGGLQVYAPIINENVYTNLWRGPFYGFKGVMETFELTDTPRRLRGMHLYYHFYSATKQASIKVMRDIYRSMLAEQPFSMWMSDYVQRVHGLHSASLAQRGDGAWQVKGLGALRTLRLDPAMGWPDLLRSDGVAGVRELPQGRYVHLSKADATIALRTERDTRPALEHANLPLQRWEYDTADQVTFSFAGQFPLRFAVRAAGQCTVRHSGKTYSGASAAGVWMFEMPMEQVTNAQLTCR, encoded by the coding sequence ATGGTTGCGGGCATTCTGTTGCTGTGCGTCGTCTCCGCCGGTCAGGCTACCACTCTCCCCAGCGTTGCCTTCTGGTATGCCGATCAGCCGCCGCTTGCCGAACTGTCCCAGTTTGACTGGGTGGTGGTAGAGCCAGCCCATTTGTCTGCAGACAACGTCGCCTTTCTTTGCGCGCAGGGCAGCCTGCCTTTCGCCTATCTCTCCATTGGTGAGCTGGACGCGTCCGAGGCTGAGCAATACCCTGACGTCGCCCGTACCGCCTCCACCAGCGTCACCAATCACGGCTGGAACAGCCAGGTCATGGACCTCACGTCGCCGGTCTGGCGGGCGCATCTGCTGTCACAGGCACGCTCCTTCAGCGCACTCGGCTATCGCGGTCTGTTTCTCGACACGCTGGACAGCTTCACGCTGTTGCCCAAGGCCGAGCACTCGGCGCAGCGTGAGGCGCTGGTGACACTCATCGCTGCGCTGAATCAGGCCGAGCCGGAACTCAAGCTGTTTTTCAACCGCGGCTTCGAGGTGCTACCGGAGCTGGGTGAGTCGGTCGCTGCCGTCGCAGCGGAGTCGCTGCGTGCCGGCTGGGATGCCTCCGCCAATGCCTATCGGAATGTGCCCGAGCAGGACCGGCAATGGCTTGAAGGCCAGCTCGCCCCCCTCAGGGATCGCGGCGTTCCGGTGATCGCCATCGAGTACCTGCCGCCAGAGCGACGCGATGAGGCGCGAAAGCTGGCCGCTGCGCTCGGCGAGCAAGGTTATGTGCCTTACATCACCACGCCCCAGCTCGATTCCTTGGGTGTCGGCAGCATCGAGGTGCACCCTCGGCGCATCGCCGTGCTGTATGACCCGCGCGAGGGTAGCGTCTCGCGTAATGATGGCCACACGTTGCTGGGCGGCGTGATCGAACATCTCGGCTACCGGGTGGATTACCTGTCGGTCGACGGCAGCTCCTTGCCGGTTCAGCCGCTGGGCCTGTACGCCGGCGTGGTGGTATGGATGACCAGCGGCGCTCCGGATGATCCATACCCCTTGCATGCGTGGCTGAGTGCTCGTCTTGACGAGGGCCTGCCGATGGCTTTCATGGCTGGCCTGCCGGTGGACGACACGGCCCTGCTGCGCAGGCTTGGCCTGCGCCGTTCCAGCGAGCCCGTGCGGCCCGGGCTCACGATCACCAGCCAGGATGAGACGCTGCTCGGCGCATTCGAAGCGCCGGTGGTGGCGCGCACGCGTGGCATGGTCGGCCTCTCCCTGTTGCCGGGCGGTCCAACCGCGAGTCTGACCTTGACCGGTGCGGACGGCCGCACCTTCTCCCCGGTAGCCATTGGCGAGTGGGGCGGGTTGGCGCTCAGTCCCTACGTGCTGGAAGACGGTGCCGAGCAGCGTCGGTGGATCCTCGACCCGTTTGCATTCCTGCAGCGAGCGCTGCGCCTGCCGCCAATGCCGCGCCCGGATGCGACCACGGAAAACGGGCTGCGGATAGCCACCGTGCATATCGATGGAGACGGGTTTGTCTCACGCGCCGAGGCGGCCGGGGCGCCCTATGCCGGGCAGGTGGCACTGGATCAGTTCATCGAACCGTATCCGCTGCTGACCTCGGCATCGGTCGTCGAAGGTGAGGTCGGCCCGAAGGGCATGTATCCCTATCTCGCGCCAAAGCTTGAACCCATTGCCCGCAAGATCTTCGCTCATCCCCGGGTCGAGGTCGCCACCCACAGCTATAGCCACCCGTTCTACTGGCAGCCGGAGCGTGCCGCCCAGCGCGAGGGGTTTCATGCCGAGTACGGCCTGAACATGGCGATACCCGGCTACACGCAGATGGATCTCGAGCGGGAGATCGTCGGCTCGCGTGACTACATCAACGAACGCCTGACCACTCCCGACAAGCCGGTGAAGATGATCTTCTGGTCCGGCGATGCGGTGCCCGATGACCAGACCATCCGGCTTGCCTACGAGGCTGGCCTGAGCAACGTCAACGGCGGGGCCACCATACTCACCCATGCCAATCCGTCGCTGACCGGCCTTTACCCGCTTCTGCGGCCCACGGCCGGCGGCCTGCAGGTGTACGCGCCAATCATCAACGAAAACGTCTACACCAATCTGTGGCGCGGGCCGTTCTACGGCTTCAAGGGCGTGATGGAGACATTCGAGCTGACCGATACGCCCCGCCGGCTGCGTGGCATGCATCTGTATTACCACTTCTATTCGGCGACCAAGCAGGCGTCGATCAAGGTCATGCGCGACATCTACCGGAGCATGCTCGCGGAGCAACCGTTCTCCATGTGGATGAGTGACTACGTCCAGCGCGTGCATGGTCTGCATTCAGCCAGCCTGGCCCAGCGTGGTGATGGTGCGTGGCAGGTGAAGGGTCTGGGGGCGCTGCGCACCCTTCGACTCGATCCCGCCATGGGGTGGCCGGATTTGCTGCGCTCCGATGGCGTCGCTGGCGTGCGTGAACTGCCGCAGGGCCGCTACGTGCATTTGAGCAAGGCCGATGCAACCATCGCCCTGCGCACCGAGCGCGACACGCGTCCTGCTCTGGAGCATGCCAACCTGCCGTTGCAGCGCTGGGAATACGACACCGCCGACCAGGTGACATTCTCCTTCGCCGGCCAATTTCCGTTGCGGTTTGCCGTCAGGGCGGCCGGGCAGTGCACAGTGCGTCATTCAGGGAAGACCTACTCCGGGGCCAGCGCCGCCGGGGTGTGGATGTTCGAGATGCCGATGGAACAGGTGACGAATGCGCAACTCACCTGCAGATAA
- a CDS encoding tetratricopeptide repeat protein: MRNSPADKPIRLVRPWTLVAIASGIGGALVLTYTGEDMLLPEGRTPDAVSANYAELLLAARPEDEARRIELIELLTYLGEYDRARQHLKAWPDPDREEASYLGLHITIAQALSSAEPGRLDEARAALQSYDSSALSAARQQRLAKDALRLELPLVAADLYRRLAAQQDGQRVALLEQAATWYMAGNRPAQAAQVYLELLESSGDGAMRAALVRRAYEGLVAVGEHAEASLLLVRELERLPISDALSTWLAQGVNVAMGVQRFDLAGRIVRYWREILPDSETALEAELRFHLAAGDIRNAWFPGERLAALRPGDAALQRQMAQLAEWNGYGPEALDYWQAYLALEPAADGRTHAWKLAFQLYDYDRGIQWLGGEGVGQRLSDVELDALVYAHEQRGTPDEAETWLRSYLQRQPRHRLAWSRLSQNLENTGQLQSKFETLQRMAKRFKLDSQELVDWANTAWRLHQPELAWQVLQVDTRGITDPEYWRTRAALAWTLERTEDLQHAYQSLVASGTPLLRSEQSELIETYRFEQPRRALAMLVGSWRNWADAGDLVLALELADQLGDMQLYRELIQEAERDPNVAELSRLLLARAILAEREQRHDEAERLYRLGLARFPREYLFHERLMWHLIDRQRVAELPMLLTRWHYAARNVGALWLPFATANQMLQRHEQSLAWFRLYLQANADDWVAQAAYADALDAAGRSDQAHRLRDALVVRLQTQPMNESPERYATWLRLLAASTSSLQAEQQAMRWRDGSPAMLQVWFDRLLAQFDATNQEAQKDEWIAWAQRKGLRVDAYNQLQQALRQDSRDTLERLLQTGDLDPAQRVAILDRLGLSRSAMSLALSSIGTRQAPVVAEQLRRQAVEFHQRHPQGVRIGWLRQDFGGFNREGPQLTLARHVGDAWYASLDLQQARYRSDLLEPGRLDDEQFAAITLERSLDDGAAELTLDTSLHGADDRFGLGVSRSWTLTSRDALQLSLDWDRASVESGLLRAFGKQSGIGLAGQHRFSARDQLGWTLRHNRYSTLDGQALGASEAVTTEWTQIQKFSGPTWLLRTGIDYQRARLSSGALSGLTAEEGGALRVDAVAADTLLQDEFGRVYAGTSLQRGIPGALNRTRGQYTWSLDLLAGWQFTDSSFVYGINAGIGVELLGDDELAITGGYQSAPRGGGGEPGGTLGLTYSLRFGR; encoded by the coding sequence ATGCGCAACTCACCTGCAGATAAACCCATCAGGCTGGTCCGGCCATGGACACTGGTCGCGATTGCCTCCGGTATCGGCGGGGCGCTCGTGCTCACCTATACCGGCGAAGACATGCTGTTGCCTGAAGGCCGCACGCCTGACGCGGTCTCGGCCAACTATGCCGAGTTGCTGCTCGCCGCGCGCCCGGAAGATGAGGCGCGTCGGATCGAACTCATCGAATTGCTGACGTACCTCGGCGAGTACGACCGCGCTCGCCAGCATCTGAAGGCCTGGCCCGACCCGGACCGCGAAGAGGCCAGCTATCTTGGTCTGCACATCACTATCGCCCAGGCCCTGAGTAGCGCAGAGCCGGGCCGCCTGGATGAGGCGCGGGCGGCGCTGCAAAGTTACGATAGCAGCGCATTGTCAGCGGCTCGCCAGCAGCGTCTGGCAAAGGACGCCCTTCGGCTCGAATTGCCCCTGGTCGCGGCTGACCTGTATCGACGCCTCGCCGCACAGCAGGACGGCCAGCGCGTCGCTCTGCTGGAGCAGGCGGCCACCTGGTACATGGCAGGCAACCGTCCGGCCCAGGCGGCGCAGGTCTATCTGGAGCTGCTCGAGTCGTCGGGCGATGGTGCGATGCGAGCGGCTCTGGTGCGGCGCGCCTATGAAGGCCTAGTGGCGGTGGGCGAGCATGCTGAGGCATCACTCTTGCTGGTCCGCGAGCTGGAACGGTTGCCGATCAGCGACGCGCTCTCCACCTGGCTGGCCCAGGGCGTCAATGTCGCGATGGGTGTCCAGCGATTCGATCTTGCCGGTCGGATCGTTCGTTACTGGCGCGAAATCCTGCCGGACAGTGAAACGGCGCTCGAGGCCGAACTGCGCTTTCATCTGGCTGCCGGTGATATCCGCAATGCCTGGTTTCCCGGCGAGCGGCTGGCAGCGCTGCGTCCCGGCGATGCGGCGTTGCAGCGGCAAATGGCCCAGCTTGCCGAATGGAACGGCTACGGCCCCGAGGCACTGGACTACTGGCAGGCATACCTTGCGCTAGAGCCCGCTGCGGACGGCCGCACCCATGCCTGGAAGCTCGCCTTCCAGCTGTATGACTACGACCGCGGCATCCAGTGGCTGGGTGGTGAAGGGGTCGGGCAACGTCTCTCTGATGTCGAGCTGGACGCGCTGGTTTATGCCCACGAACAGCGCGGGACGCCGGATGAGGCTGAAACCTGGCTGCGCAGCTACCTGCAACGCCAGCCGAGACATCGCCTTGCCTGGTCACGTCTGTCACAGAATCTGGAAAACACCGGGCAGCTTCAGTCCAAATTCGAAACGCTGCAGCGCATGGCGAAGCGTTTCAAGCTGGACTCGCAGGAGTTGGTCGACTGGGCAAATACCGCCTGGCGACTCCACCAGCCGGAGCTCGCATGGCAAGTGCTACAGGTCGATACGCGCGGCATCACCGACCCGGAGTACTGGCGCACCCGGGCTGCGCTGGCCTGGACGCTTGAGCGTACGGAAGATCTACAGCATGCCTATCAGTCGCTGGTCGCAAGTGGTACGCCGCTCCTTCGCAGCGAACAGAGCGAACTCATCGAAACCTACCGCTTCGAGCAGCCGCGTCGCGCCCTCGCCATGCTGGTGGGGAGCTGGCGAAATTGGGCCGACGCAGGCGACCTGGTGCTGGCGCTGGAGCTTGCCGATCAACTGGGCGACATGCAGCTCTACCGTGAGCTGATCCAGGAAGCCGAGCGCGATCCAAACGTTGCCGAGCTGTCCCGATTGCTGCTCGCCCGCGCGATTCTTGCAGAACGCGAGCAGCGCCATGACGAAGCCGAACGTCTGTATCGCCTCGGCCTGGCGCGCTTCCCCCGCGAATACCTGTTCCATGAACGGTTGATGTGGCACCTCATCGACCGGCAACGGGTGGCCGAACTGCCCATGTTGCTTACGCGCTGGCACTACGCTGCCCGAAACGTCGGGGCTCTGTGGCTTCCCTTTGCTACCGCCAACCAGATGCTGCAGCGCCATGAACAGTCACTGGCCTGGTTCCGGCTGTACCTGCAGGCGAATGCCGATGACTGGGTGGCGCAGGCTGCCTACGCCGATGCGCTGGATGCCGCCGGGCGCAGCGACCAGGCCCATCGTCTGCGCGATGCGCTCGTCGTGCGATTACAGACCCAGCCGATGAACGAGTCGCCCGAGCGCTACGCCACCTGGCTGCGCCTGCTGGCGGCGAGTACGTCGTCCCTGCAGGCCGAACAGCAGGCGATGCGCTGGCGTGATGGCTCGCCGGCCATGCTCCAGGTCTGGTTCGACCGCCTGCTGGCCCAGTTCGACGCCACCAATCAGGAAGCCCAGAAGGATGAGTGGATTGCCTGGGCACAGCGCAAGGGCCTGCGGGTTGATGCTTACAACCAGCTGCAACAGGCGCTGCGTCAGGACAGCCGCGACACGCTTGAGCGGCTGCTGCAAACCGGTGATCTCGATCCGGCGCAGCGCGTGGCGATCCTCGATCGGCTTGGACTCAGCCGCAGTGCGATGAGCCTGGCGCTGAGCAGTATCGGGACGCGTCAGGCCCCGGTTGTCGCCGAACAGTTGCGCCGTCAGGCGGTGGAGTTTCATCAGCGGCACCCGCAGGGCGTGCGCATCGGTTGGCTGCGGCAGGACTTCGGTGGCTTCAATCGCGAGGGCCCTCAGTTGACGCTGGCGCGGCATGTGGGGGATGCATGGTACGCATCGCTCGATCTTCAACAGGCACGTTATCGCAGCGATTTGCTCGAGCCGGGTAGGCTGGATGATGAACAGTTTGCCGCGATCACGCTGGAGCGCTCGCTTGATGACGGTGCTGCCGAGCTGACACTGGATACCAGCCTGCACGGGGCCGACGACCGCTTCGGTCTGGGAGTCAGCCGTAGCTGGACCCTGACCAGTCGCGATGCGCTGCAGCTCTCGCTGGACTGGGACCGGGCCAGCGTGGAAAGCGGCCTGCTGCGCGCCTTCGGCAAGCAGAGCGGCATCGGGCTGGCCGGCCAGCATCGTTTCTCGGCGCGTGACCAGCTCGGCTGGACGCTGCGCCATAACCGCTACAGCACCCTCGACGGTCAGGCCCTGGGCGCCTCGGAAGCGGTAACCACCGAGTGGACGCAAATACAGAAATTCTCCGGGCCCACCTGGCTGCTGCGCACCGGCATCGACTATCAGCGTGCGCGTCTGAGCAGCGGTGCGTTGTCTGGCCTCACCGCAGAGGAGGGCGGCGCGCTGCGTGTTGACGCGGTTGCTGCCGATACCCTGCTACAGGACGAGTTCGGCCGTGTGTATGCCGGCACCTCGTTGCAGCGCGGCATCCCCGGCGCGCTCAACCGTACCCGCGGCCAGTACACCTGGTCGCTGGATCTGCTGGCTGGCTGGCAGTTCACCGACAGCAGCTTCGTGTATGGCATCAATGCGGGCATCGGTGTCGAGCTGCTCGGCGATGACGAACTCGCCATCACCGGCGGCTACCAGTCGGCACCGCGCGGAGGTGGTGGCGAGCCAGGCGGTACCTTGGGATTAACTTACAGCCTCCGATTCGGACGCTGA
- a CDS encoding penicillin-binding protein activator LpoB codes for MQWFRYLTLAGLAALLGGCANFTGQQGEALPREAQWGLVPMVNYSQTPLAGERSEQILLSSLTRKGLQPRIYPPARQGDLILVDDRERLAAALDWARQQRLDYVISGSIEEWQYKSGLDGEPAVGISLRVLEPSTGRVLWSNSGARAGWSRESLAGSAQKVIDKLVDDLQLQ; via the coding sequence ATGCAATGGTTCCGTTATCTGACGCTGGCAGGCCTCGCAGCGCTGCTTGGCGGTTGCGCCAACTTCACCGGCCAGCAGGGCGAGGCCTTGCCGCGCGAGGCGCAATGGGGTCTTGTGCCCATGGTCAACTATTCACAAACGCCGTTGGCCGGAGAGCGCAGCGAACAGATCCTGCTCAGCTCGTTGACGCGCAAGGGCCTGCAACCGCGTATCTATCCGCCCGCACGGCAGGGTGATCTGATCCTGGTCGATGACCGCGAACGGCTCGCCGCCGCGCTGGATTGGGCCCGCCAGCAGCGTCTGGACTATGTCATCAGCGGCAGCATTGAAGAGTGGCAGTACAAGAGCGGCCTGGATGGCGAGCCCGCTGTTGGGATCAGCCTGCGCGTGCTCGAGCCGTCTACGGGCAGGGTGCTCTGGAGCAACAGTGGCGCTCGCGCCGGCTGGTCGCGCGAGAGCCTGGCCGGCTCGGCGCAGAAAGTCATCGACAAGCTCGTCGACGATCTGCAGCTTCAGTAA